A genomic window from Paucibacter sp. KCTC 42545 includes:
- a CDS encoding sigma-54 interaction domain-containing protein, with product MFQALESTVQGMMVLDAEHRIVWISEGYKRFLPALGFGGENEFIGRRVEDVVPNTLLPQVIDSGQPILIDLLTNKAGSFLVSRLPLRNDAGEVIGAVGLVLLDHPEATMQPLMAKLTQLQQQLSEARRQLADQHGRSSRRPKHTIASFVGSSPAAMEVKRQARRVALSDATVLLLGETGTGKELLAHAIHAASRRADKPLVSVNIAAVPDTLLEAEFFGVAPGAYTGADRKGREGKFKLADGGTLFLDEIGDMPLALQSKLLRVLQEQELEPLGSNTVVQVDVRVIAATSRDLAAMVAAGQFRADLYYRLSVVPIQVPALRERVQDIEVLVDALGEDIAQRSRLPHKLLSPCALHWLAAQPWPGNIRELRNALEQVSLMSDEMELTAPCFARHVGGLRPAAEIATRSAANGSAQSPAFSATQSPADDVAEGAAPPAPESEALRPLPELIERVERAAIGQALRLSAGNRMAAARLLQISRASLYERLARWPELG from the coding sequence ATGTTCCAGGCCCTGGAAAGCACGGTGCAGGGCATGATGGTGCTGGACGCCGAGCACCGCATCGTCTGGATCAGCGAGGGCTACAAACGCTTTTTGCCGGCGCTGGGCTTTGGGGGTGAGAACGAGTTCATTGGCCGCCGGGTTGAAGATGTGGTGCCCAACACCTTGCTGCCGCAGGTGATCGACAGCGGCCAACCGATCTTGATCGATTTGCTCACCAACAAGGCCGGCAGCTTTCTGGTCAGCCGCTTGCCGCTGCGCAATGATGCGGGCGAGGTGATTGGGGCGGTGGGCTTGGTGTTGCTGGATCATCCCGAGGCCACCATGCAGCCCTTGATGGCCAAGCTGACACAGTTGCAGCAGCAGCTCAGCGAAGCGCGCCGCCAGCTCGCCGACCAGCACGGCCGTAGCAGCCGCCGGCCCAAGCACACGATTGCTAGCTTTGTGGGCAGCAGCCCGGCCGCGATGGAGGTTAAGCGGCAGGCTCGCCGCGTGGCGCTGAGTGACGCCACCGTGCTGCTGCTGGGCGAGACGGGCACTGGTAAAGAGCTTCTGGCCCATGCCATCCACGCCGCCTCGCGCCGCGCCGACAAGCCCCTGGTCAGCGTCAATATCGCGGCCGTGCCCGACACCTTGCTGGAGGCTGAATTTTTCGGTGTGGCCCCAGGCGCCTACACCGGCGCCGATCGCAAAGGGCGTGAGGGCAAGTTCAAGCTGGCCGACGGCGGCACGCTGTTTCTTGATGAGATCGGCGATATGCCCTTGGCCTTGCAGAGCAAGCTGCTGCGCGTGCTGCAGGAGCAAGAGCTGGAACCCTTGGGCAGCAATACGGTGGTTCAGGTGGATGTGCGGGTGATTGCCGCGACCAGCCGCGATCTGGCCGCCATGGTGGCGGCCGGGCAATTCCGGGCCGACTTGTATTACCGGCTTAGCGTGGTGCCAATTCAAGTGCCGGCGCTGCGCGAGCGGGTGCAGGACATCGAGGTTTTGGTCGACGCCCTGGGTGAAGACATTGCCCAGCGCAGCCGCCTGCCGCATAAATTGCTGAGCCCTTGCGCGCTGCATTGGTTGGCGGCCCAGCCTTGGCCAGGCAATATCCGCGAGTTGCGCAATGCGCTGGAGCAGGTCAGCTTGATGAGCGATGAGATGGAGTTGACGGCGCCATGTTTTGCTCGCCATGTTGGCGGGCTGCGGCCGGCGGCGGAAATCGCGACGCGAAGTGCTGCAAATGGCTCGGCCCAAAGCCCCGCATTCAGCGCGACGCAAAGCCCGGCGGATGATGTGGCGGAAGGTGCTGCACCGCCAGCGCCTGAAAGCGAGGCCTTGCGCCCGCTGCCCGAATTGATCGAGCGGGTGGAGCGTGCCGCCATCGGCCAGGCCTTGCGCTTGTCGGCGGGCAATCGCATGGCGGCGGCCCGTTTGTTGCAGATCTCGCGGGCCTCGCTTTACGAGCGCCTGGCTCGTTGGCCGGAGTTGGGCTGA